GCGAACCCCGTGTCCGCCAGCACCGCCACCTCCAGCTCGGTGGGGACGTGGAGGTCGCCGCGCTCCAGCATGCGGTGGGCCTGGACCAGCCTCTCGTATCGGCCCCCGCACCGCGCGCAGGCGTGGGCATGTCTCAGCAGCCGGGCGGACTGGCGCGGGGACAGGGTCCCCTCGGACCAGCGCGCCAGCAGGCCATCCACGTGCTCGTCGAACCACCTCATATGCCACTCCCCATTCCACACAGGGCGATGAAGGCCACGAGGAGTCCCTCCGTGGCACGCGAGGAGGCGGGGGCGGAGTCATCCAGCCACCCCCGGACCCGCAGGTATTCGGTGAACCGCGTCCGCAGGTGGCGCTCGCGCACCCGCACCTCGCCGCGCGTGAGGTGGAGGCGCTCGGCGGCCACCTCCTGCGAGAGTCCTTCCATGAAGCGCAGCCGCGCGAGCTCCCGCGTCACCTCGGGCAGCCCATCGAGGAACTCGCGCACCAGCGTGCGCACCTCGGACTCCAGCGCCCGCTCCTCGGGGCCGCTGTCCCCGGCGGGGACCTGGTTCAGCTCGGGGATGTCGTCCAGCGGCACGGCCTCGCGAGCCACGCGGCCCGAGGCACGCAGCAGGTCCAGGGCCGTGGAACGCGCGATGGTCAGCAAGAAGCCGAGGTAGGGCCGCACCCCGTCATAGGCCTGGCGCATGGCGGGGCGGAAGGCGCGGACGAACGTCTCCTGGTGCGCCGCGTCCAGGTCCAACGCCCCCAGCGTGACGCTGTCCACCCCCGCCGTGGAGCGCACCTGGAAGCGTCGGGCCAGGTAGCGCACCACCTCCGGCGAATAGGCGCGGTACACCCGCGTGAGGGTGGCACGGTCCCCCTCGCGGAATGCCCGCAGCACGGCCTGATCGCTTCCGCTCGGCAGCAGCACGACGCTCCTGTTTTCCAGCCCTTTTCCAACATACGAGGCGAGCCCGCCGGTCTGGTCGTTCGAGGTGTCGGAATCGTGCCGGAAACCCGCTCCGGCGGAAAATCACACGGGCACGAAAAGCCCATCTGAAAAGCCCATCTAGCCCATCTAAAGAGAGACGGAGCGTCAGTGGTCCGAGCCACAATGCGCCCCCCACACAGGAGACGACATGAGCATCGGAAAGCCAGCCGCTGAGCCCCTCTGGTTGCAGGGACGTGACGCCGTCGTCGAGAACGATCAGGGTGTGAAGTGGCGCCACGGCCGCCCGGACTATCACCTGACGCGCATCACCGTGGACAAGGAGCGCACGCGCCACTTCCCGGCGAACTCGCTGGAGATGGTGGCGGAGAACCTCGTGCGCGTGTTCGAGATGGAGGTCTCGCACAAGGCCGATCCCGCGCAGTGGATATCGGTCGTGCTCGACAGGTTCCGCACCAACGTCAACGGCGGGCCGTGGGCCAGCGCCCAGGACATCGCCGAGCGGGGCAGCTACAACCTCTTCATCGGTGACACGCCGTACTACAAGGCCAGCGAGGAGACGTTCGAGTCGTCTCACGACATCTTCCACACCGCCTTCCCGGAGGGCTTCTTCTGGGAGGTGCTCGAGGTGTACTCGCCGCCTCCGACGGTGAGCTTCAAGTGGCGCCACTGGGGCAACTTCACCGGCCCCTACAAGGGCCAGCAGCCCACCGGCAAGCGCGTGGAGATCTTCGGCATGAGCGTGGCGCGCGTGGCCGAGGACCTGCGCATCCTCGAGGTCGAGCACTACTACGACAACAGCCAGTTCCTCCGTCAGATCGCCACCGGCTGCCCGATGCACGCCGCCGCGGCGAAGTAGCCGGACCCACACCGTCTGGCTCGACGGACCCACGCCCCCGGTCACATCCGTGGCCGGGGGCTTCGTTTTTCGGGCACCGGACCTGTCAGCCGGATGGATATGCTGCCAGGCCTCGACACCATGTCCGCCTCGCCCCTCACCTCAGAGCAGGCCCTGGCCCTCGCGCCGGACTCCTCCTCGGCCTCCGCCGGCCAGAAGCTGGCCACGGAACGCTCGTGGCAGGGACTCGGCCGGGATGAACGCGCGGCCTGGGGCGAGTGCAAGGGCAGCGCCCTGTACCAGGTGCGCATCGACCTCTCCGACCTCGCCACGAAGTGCACCTGCCCCAGCCGCAAGTTCCCGTGCAAGCACGCCATCGGGCTCCTGCTGCTCGTCGCGGCGGAGCGTCTCCCCTCGGGACAGCCGCCCACGTGGGTGGAGGAGTGGCTCTCCAAGCGGACCTCCACCGCCGAGCGCAAGGCGAAGCGTGAGGCCGCCGGAGCCGAGGGCGCCGCCCCCGCCGACCCGGAGGCCCGCGCCAAGCGCACCGCCGAGCGCCATACCCGCGTGCAGCGGGGACTGGAGGCCCTGTCCCTCTGGATGGAGGACCTGGTGCGCGGCGGCTTCGCCGGGCTCGAGGCGGAGACCGCCATGTGGAACACCCAGGCGGCGCGGCTGGTGGATGCACAGGCTCCGGGCCTCGCGTCCCAGGTGCGCCAGCTCGCGGCGCTCCCGGGCAGCGGCCCCGACTGGCCCCGGAAGATGCTCGAGAGACTCGGGCGCCTCGCGCTCGTCACCGAGGCCTGGCGGAGGATGGACCAGCTCGCGCCTCCCCTCGCGGCGGACCTCCGCTCCGTGGTGGGCATCCCCCTGCGCGAGGAGGAGGTCGTCGCCCAGGGCGAGCGCCTCGAGGACACCTGGGTCGTCGTCGGCCAGGAGGTCGAGGACACGGAGCGCGTCCGCGCGCAGCGGACGTACCTGCTCGGAGCCACCTCGGGCCGCACGGCGCTCGTCCTCCAGTTCGCGGCGGGCCCCGGCGCGCGGTTCGCCGAGTCCTTCCTCCCCGGCACCGCCTTCCCGGCGGAGCTGGTGTACTGGCCAAGCGCCGCGCCCCAACGCGCCCTCGTCCACGAGCGGAAGGGCGACGTCCGTCCCTGGCTGGAGGCCCTGCCCTCGCTCACGCTCGATGGGCTCTGTCAGCGGTTCGCCGACGAGCTGGCCCGGCAGCCCTTCCGCGAGCGCACGTTGGCGCTGCTCGGGGCGGTGGTACCCGTCGTGGATGGCAGGCGGCGCTGGTGGCTCCGGGATGCCACCGGCGCGGCCGTCCTCCTCGGCCCGAGCGACCGGTGGCGGCTGCTCGCGCTCTCCGGTGGCCAGCCGCTCGACGTCTTCGGTGAGTGGGACGGGGAGGAATTCCGGCCCCTGAGCACCCGCGTGGACGGGCGCTTCCTTCCGCTGGGAGGCCTCTCGTGAACGAGCTCGACGCCCTGACACGCCTCGCCACGCTGGGGACCTCCCGCTCTCCGGAGCTCGGGGCCACGGCCGGAGTGGAGGGCCAGGTCCTCCGCGCGCTGGAGGAAGTCCCCCTGGAGAAGCGCCTCCTGCTCGCGGCGGGGGCGCGCTCGGTGGCGCGGGCCGCGGGACGGAAGCTCGCCCGGCTGGAGACGCGAGGCGACGTGGCCCCGCCCGACACGCTCCCCGTGTGCCCGCCGCGCGTGAGCGCCGTTCTCACGGAGCTTCTCGTATCTAATGATGTGGAGGTGCTGCGCGAGGCCTTCGAGCTCCTGGCCCGCGCCCGCCGCCGGCTCCCGCCGGAGCTGCTCCCGCGGGTGCTCGGGCTCAAGGAGCGCGCGCTGCGCGTGGCGGCGGAGCCGGTGCTCGGCGAGCGCGGCCTGTGGCTCGCCCACCAGA
This is a stretch of genomic DNA from Archangium violaceum. It encodes these proteins:
- a CDS encoding RNA polymerase sigma factor, with amino-acid sequence MLLPSGSDQAVLRAFREGDRATLTRVYRAYSPEVVRYLARRFQVRSTAGVDSVTLGALDLDAAHQETFVRAFRPAMRQAYDGVRPYLGFLLTIARSTALDLLRASGRVAREAVPLDDIPELNQVPAGDSGPEERALESEVRTLVREFLDGLPEVTRELARLRFMEGLSQEVAAERLHLTRGEVRVRERHLRTRFTEYLRVRGWLDDSAPASSRATEGLLVAFIALCGMGSGI
- a CDS encoding ester cyclase codes for the protein MSIGKPAAEPLWLQGRDAVVENDQGVKWRHGRPDYHLTRITVDKERTRHFPANSLEMVAENLVRVFEMEVSHKADPAQWISVVLDRFRTNVNGGPWASAQDIAERGSYNLFIGDTPYYKASEETFESSHDIFHTAFPEGFFWEVLEVYSPPPTVSFKWRHWGNFTGPYKGQQPTGKRVEIFGMSVARVAEDLRILEVEHYYDNSQFLRQIATGCPMHAAAAK
- a CDS encoding SWIM zinc finger family protein, translated to MSASPLTSEQALALAPDSSSASAGQKLATERSWQGLGRDERAAWGECKGSALYQVRIDLSDLATKCTCPSRKFPCKHAIGLLLLVAAERLPSGQPPTWVEEWLSKRTSTAERKAKREAAGAEGAAPADPEARAKRTAERHTRVQRGLEALSLWMEDLVRGGFAGLEAETAMWNTQAARLVDAQAPGLASQVRQLAALPGSGPDWPRKMLERLGRLALVTEAWRRMDQLAPPLAADLRSVVGIPLREEEVVAQGERLEDTWVVVGQEVEDTERVRAQRTYLLGATSGRTALVLQFAAGPGARFAESFLPGTAFPAELVYWPSAAPQRALVHERKGDVRPWLEALPSLTLDGLCQRFADELARQPFRERTLALLGAVVPVVDGRRRWWLRDATGAAVLLGPSDRWRLLALSGGQPLDVFGEWDGEEFRPLSTRVDGRFLPLGGLS